A region from the Streptomyces lydicus genome encodes:
- a CDS encoding DUF4239 domain-containing protein: MSQWLVLTLAMVAACGVVLTITVLKERRISEDDDPTETPDVIEYLTMMVGVVYAIVLGLAIAGVWESRSAAEDTVRTEAQALHEVSARARAYPAPVRDRIRSDVGTYVSYVVHKEWPVMAEKGELTDRGTALLTKVRADVSDYHPRNDFEGQSYQPLVDQVAVADGARSARADAAGSTLPGVVWFGLIIGGAISIGVMFTLQIRRSGRELLMAGLFSALIAFLLFLVWDFDSPFSRGLAAAAPFFDLFPHP, from the coding sequence ATGTCGCAATGGCTGGTGCTGACCCTCGCCATGGTCGCCGCCTGTGGCGTCGTCCTGACCATCACCGTCCTCAAGGAGCGCCGGATCAGTGAGGACGACGACCCGACCGAAACGCCCGATGTGATCGAGTATCTGACGATGATGGTGGGGGTGGTGTACGCGATCGTGCTGGGCCTGGCCATCGCCGGGGTCTGGGAGTCCAGGAGCGCGGCCGAGGACACCGTACGGACCGAGGCGCAGGCGCTGCACGAGGTCAGCGCGCGGGCCCGGGCCTACCCCGCGCCGGTCCGGGACCGTATCCGCTCGGACGTCGGCACCTATGTGTCCTACGTCGTACACAAGGAATGGCCGGTCATGGCCGAGAAGGGCGAACTGACCGACCGCGGCACCGCACTGCTGACGAAGGTCCGGGCGGACGTCAGCGACTACCACCCGCGCAACGACTTCGAGGGGCAGTCCTACCAGCCCCTCGTCGACCAGGTCGCGGTGGCCGACGGTGCCCGCTCGGCCCGTGCGGACGCGGCCGGTTCGACGCTGCCGGGCGTGGTGTGGTTCGGGCTGATCATCGGCGGCGCCATTTCGATCGGCGTCATGTTCACCCTGCAGATCCGGCGCTCGGGGCGGGAGTTGCTGATGGCCGGGCTCTTCAGCGCGTTGATCGCCTTCCTGCTGTTCCTCGTCTGGGACTTCGACTCGCCCTTCAGCCGGGGCCTGGCCGCCGCCGCACCGTTCTTCGATCTGTTCCCGCACCCCTGA
- a CDS encoding lytic polysaccharide monooxygenase auxiliary activity family 9 protein has product MEREARHGAVTQPKSRAQLHLADWQAAGLEAGKFFPAAEAGLTDPYAPDDVPNFEPPQDGRIASAGKDFAAKLDEPDSQQDWHKHQAAAGRPLEITWSYHAPHKTRRWNYFLTKSGWDPGARLTRAQFDLEPIATYQNSGQPYWSADDLLPEDPTIHHVTLPGDRKGYHVLLSVWEVADTGNAFYQVIDLNIG; this is encoded by the coding sequence GTGGAACGAGAAGCCCGACACGGAGCAGTGACCCAGCCCAAGTCCAGGGCTCAGCTTCACCTCGCGGACTGGCAGGCCGCCGGCCTGGAGGCCGGCAAGTTCTTCCCCGCGGCAGAAGCCGGCCTCACCGACCCGTACGCGCCGGACGACGTCCCCAACTTCGAGCCGCCCCAGGACGGCCGGATCGCCAGCGCGGGGAAGGACTTCGCCGCCAAGCTCGACGAGCCCGACTCGCAGCAGGACTGGCACAAGCACCAGGCGGCCGCCGGCCGGCCGCTGGAGATCACCTGGAGCTACCACGCCCCTCACAAGACCCGCCGCTGGAACTACTTCCTCACCAAGAGCGGCTGGGACCCGGGGGCGCGCCTGACGCGGGCACAGTTCGACCTGGAGCCGATCGCCACGTACCAGAACAGCGGCCAGCCGTACTGGAGCGCCGACGACCTCCTCCCCGAGGACCCGACGATCCACCACGTCACGCTGCCCGGTGACCGCAAGGGGTACCACGTGCTGCTGTCGGTGTGGGAGGTCGCCGACACCGGCAATGCCTTCTACCAGGTCATCGACCTCAACATCGGATAG